The following coding sequences are from one Chloroflexota bacterium window:
- a CDS encoding sigma-70 family RNA polymerase sigma factor, translating into MTNTDLAMDAALLEEAQAVRRCQAGDKEAFRFVVERYGNLMYGTAYQITRNHARAQELTQDALVLAWRGINSFQGGSLKAWLVKILTNRGISLSRRRELDAATLDDPDSPITVADESQDPAGAAILALERERIQGALATLPEDQRQVVTLRFFSELSVSETAAALGVREGTVKSRLSRALDKLRDALAEG; encoded by the coding sequence GTGACGAACACAGACCTCGCTATGGACGCGGCCCTCCTGGAGGAGGCCCAAGCAGTCCGGCGCTGCCAGGCGGGGGACAAGGAGGCCTTTCGCTTCGTTGTGGAGCGATACGGGAACCTGATGTACGGAACGGCGTACCAGATAACCCGCAATCACGCCCGCGCGCAGGAGCTGACGCAGGACGCGCTGGTGTTGGCATGGCGCGGCATAAACTCGTTTCAGGGCGGCTCCCTGAAGGCGTGGCTGGTCAAGATCCTGACCAACCGCGGCATCAGTCTCAGCCGCCGCCGCGAGCTCGACGCCGCAACGCTCGACGACCCCGACTCGCCCATCACCGTCGCCGACGAGTCCCAGGACCCGGCGGGCGCGGCCATTCTGGCGCTGGAGCGCGAGCGCATTCAGGGCGCGCTCGCGACCCTGCCGGAGGACCAGCGGCAGGTGGTCACGCTCCGGTTCTTCTCGGAGCTGTCAGTCTCCGAGACCGCCGCCGCGCTGGGAGTGCGCGAGGGCACGGTGAAGTCCAGGCTCTCCCGGGCGCTGGACAAGCTCCGGGACGCATTGGCCGAGGGCTGA